From Anopheles coluzzii chromosome 3, AcolN3, whole genome shotgun sequence, the proteins below share one genomic window:
- the LOC120954662 gene encoding uncharacterized protein LOC120954662 has translation MLFYAGWQSIDRKQRSSHRRSSTTASSAAVSLLLAALALLATRATVSGQEDSQGFEIRSLSGEPDYKSVNLTWEVESVHGTDDAADGRRPAGYKGRSAKLTSSPTGMARAPRSFNVFYCELQNWGPHRCRSKIVKDESGDSGNSKQYSLLVKNLRMATKYSFHVKPQTKKSDQRASGRADEGGEQKEQNASSTAAGHNQGQTIIIPTKGFSAHATQCLPHASEIEVETGPYFGGRIAAENGNCGIQGDASSPQESYTMRIDHEQCGSKVSTRDLTVETYITVQENLGILTHSTRRFVVVCTFQPDTLTVRARLALPGKGGAAPVPSSEWWPAQGRNARVRQFNMVDKSGLVLKGAGTTGSEDERNDVAEQLEEDSGVPAEVRELPAVEADSQKKASSDEEQLLNDVKSSPSNSRGTKSAGNYARLLNEQQQDEGTGLVDELDEYGQELAENETAGEEAADEERVVGVAGSRTVPSSQRRSSGGSSDSSGGPFDATGLLISACLAVILIGALVYLLQREFKKQRMIHQHQQMERTASERRGAAVGGVTMQ, from the exons AGATTCGATCACTGTCCGGCGAACCGGACTACAAATCGGTGAACCTTACCTGGGAGGTGGAAAGCGTACACGGCACGGATGACGCAGCGGACGGACGTCGGCCGGCAGGGTATAAGGGACGCTCGGCAAAGCTGACCTCCTCCCCAACGGGCATGGCGCGTGCTCCCCGATCGTTCAATGTGTTCTACTGCGAGCTGCAAAACTGGGGACCGCATCGCTGCAGGTCGAAGATCGTGAAGGATGAGTCGGGTGATAGTGG GAATAGCAAGCAGTACTCACTGTTGGTGAAAAACCTCCGCATGGCGACGAAGTACTCGTTCCACGTGAAACCGCAGACGAAAAAGAGCGACCAGCGTGCCAGTGGACGGGCGGACGAGGGTGGCGAGCAGAAGGAGCAAAACGCTTCCTCCACCGCTGCCGGACACAATCAAGGCCAAACGATCATCATACCAACGAAGGGCT TCTCTGCCCACGCGACACAGTGTTTGCCGCACGCGTCCGAAATTGAGGTGGAAACGGGCCCATACTTTGGTGGGCGCATCGCCGCGGAGAACGGCAACTGTGGCATACAGGGGGACGCATCCAGCCCGCAGGAATCGTACACGATGCGCATCGACCATGAGCAGTGCGGCAGCAAGGTGAGCACGAGGGATCTGACCGTCGAGACGTACATCACGGTGCAGGAGAATCTGGGCATACTGACGCACAGTACGCGTCGGTTCGTCGTTGTGTGCACCTTCCAGCCGGACACACTGACGGTCCGTGCCCGGCTGGCCCTCCCGGGGAAGGGTGGTGCGGCGCCGGTGCCATCCTCCGAATGGTGGCCCGCCCAGGGACGCAATGCCCGTGTGCGCCAGTTTAACATGGTGGACAAGAGTGGGCTGGTGCTGAAGGGAGCCGGAACGACGGGGTCGGAGGATGAGCGGAACGATGTGGCCGAGCAGCTGGAGGAGGACTCGGGTGTTCCGGCAGAGGTGCGAGAGTTGCCCGCGGTAGAAGCCGACAGTCAGAAGAAAGCAAGCAGCGACGAGGAACAGCTGCTGAACGACGTCAAGTCGTCACCGTCGAACTCGCGCGGTACGAAAAGCGCTGGAAACTATGCCCGTTTGCTGAACGAGCAGCAACAGGACGAAGGAACGGGGCTGGTCGACGAGCTGGACGAGTATGGGCAGGAGCTGGCGGAGAATGAAACGGCCGGTGAGGAGGCAGCCGACGAGGAACGTGTGGTTGGTGTCGCTGGATCCCGAACGGTCCCTAGCTCCCAGCGGCGCTCGTCGGGAGGCAGTTCCGACTCCTCCGGCGGACCGTTCGATGCAACCGGGCTGCTCATATCCGCCTGTCTTGCTGTGATACTGATCGGAGCGCTCGTGTATCTGCTCCAGCGAGAGTTCAAGAAGCAGCGCATGATCCACCAACATCAGCAGATGGAACGGACAGCGTCCGAGCGTCGGGGAGCGGCAGTGGGAGGCGTCACGatgcagtag
- the LOC120956737 gene encoding inactive hydroxysteroid dehydrogenase-like protein 1, which produces MFCSLAACLGVYVAAVWLYENFRTPVLLVLQTLRQLVFRQKLSQRYGQWAVITGASDGIGKGYAHYLAAKGMAIVLVARNAAKLNKVADEIKAKHGVETKVLVADFSKGAEIYPQLEKALVPLDVGILVNNVGVSHDTPMHVDEVPQQTLWDLIHVNVAAATLLCNILAPSMKRRQRGLIINVVDDRRPLFSPRQSSCRWWSPREDASVRTHTPAHP; this is translated from the exons ATGTTCTGCTCGTTAGCTGCCTGTCTCGGGGTTTACGTGGCTGCCGTATGGTTGTACGAAAACTTCCGCACtccggtgctgctggtgctacaGACCCTCAGGCAGCTGGTGTTCCGACAGAAGCTCTCTCAACGATATGGCCAATGGGCTG TCATTACCGGTGCATCGGACGGCATTGGCAAGGGATACGCACACTACCTCGCGGCGAAAGGTATGGCGATCGTGCTGGTAGCCCGCAATGCAGCCAAGCTAAACAAGGTAGCCGACGAAATAAAGGCCAAGCACGGTGTGGAGACCAAGGTTCTGGTGGCAGATTTCTCCAAAGGCGCTGAGATCTATCCTCAGCTCGAGAAAGCACTCGTTCCGCTGGATGTTGGCATTTTGG TCAATAATGTTGGCGTCTCGCACGACACACCGATGCACGTTGACGAGGTGCCCCAGCAGACGCTTTGGGACTTGATCCACGTGAATGTGGCCGCTGCAACGCTGCTCTGCAACATCCTTGCGCCCTCCATGAAACGGCGGCAGCGGGGTCTCATCATAAATGTTGTGGATGATAGGCGACCCCTGTTCTCACCGCGACAGTCGTCCTGTCGATGGTGGAGTCCCAGGGAGGATGCCAGTGTGCGCACGCACACTCCGGCGCATCCATAA
- the LOC125907562 gene encoding uncharacterized protein LOC125907562, translated as MATYAASKAYMTSFSIALRDELRPFGVEVQTVRPSFVHTNMTDFLVTGKEKWSKNMMVRVDNFMAYAGCTIGKVDMTSGHWSHGLQLAGLSLVPEVVRVYMFGLINKKLREQFHVKNNNKKR; from the coding sequence ATGGCCACGTACGCCGCCTCGAAAGCGTACATGACCAGCTTCTCGATTGCGCTGCGCGACGAGCTGCGACCGTTCGGGGTGGAGGTGCAAACCGTCCGTCCCTCGTTCGTGCACACCAACATGACCGACTTCCTGGTCACGGGCAAGGAGAAATGGAGCAAAAATATGATGGTCCGGGTGGACAACTTTATGGCGTACGCTGGCTGCACGATCGGCAAGGTCGACATGACCAGCGGTCACTGGTCACACGGGCTGCAGCTGGCCGGCCTCAGCCTGGTGCCGGAGGTTGTGCGCGTCTACATGTTTGGGCTGATCAACAAGAAGCTGCGCGAACAATTTcatgtaaaaaataacaacaaaaagcgtTAG
- the LOC120956738 gene encoding inactive hydroxysteroid dehydrogenase-like protein 1, producing MWPFVCAILALIGAYCSICWLYDNLRTPASLVLHGIAQLVLPQKPFSEKYGEWAVITGASDGIGKGYAEYLAGRRMNIVLIARNENKLNRVAEEIQRKYSVRTKVVVADFANGEAVYEHLARELLPLDVGILVNNVGLSYDRGMCMEELPKKLVWDLLTVNVASVTMLCHLMVPAMKQRSRGLIVNISSLSASAPAPYLSVYAAAKVYVRNFSMALREELRPHRVEVQTVLPGFVRTNMTAFVASEYDGKAASKQLVRVDDYVRYAGFTIGKTDRTCGYWWHGLQYAGLKLVPEFVRVFVLQTIYSHLRGAKKNV from the exons ATGTGGCCATTTGTTTGTGCAATTTTGGCGCTCATAGGAGCGTACTGCTCGATCTGCTGGTTGTATGACAATCTCCGCACACCCGCCTCGCTGGTTCTGCACGGCATCGCGCAGCTCGTTTTACCCCAGAAACCGTTTTCTGAAAAATATGGAGAATGGGCAG TGATCACCGGAGCCTCGGATGGCATCGGAAAGGGTTACGCTGAATATCTGGCCGGTAGGCGGATGAACATTGTGCTGATTGCCCGCAACGAGAATAAGCTGAACCGGGTGGCCGAAGAAATCCAGCGCAAGTACTCCGTGCGCACGAAGGTGGTAGTGGCGGACTTTGCCAACGGTGAGGCCGTTTACGAGCATCTGGCCCGCGAGTTGCTTCCACTGGACGTGGGCATACTGGTGAACAACGTAGGCCTTTCCTATGACCGGGGCATGTGTATGGAGGAGCTGCCGAAGAAGCTGGTATGGGATCTACTCACCGTCAATGTGGCCTCGGTGACCATGCTCTGCCATCTAATGGTGCCGGCGATGAAACAGCGCAGCCGCGGGTTGATCGTCAACATTTCATCCCTCTCGGCTTCCGCCCCCGCCCCCTATCTGTCCGTGTATGCGGCCGCCAAGGTGTACGTGCGGAACTTTTCCATGGCACTGCGCGAAGAGCTGCGACCGCATCGGGTCGAGGTGCAGACCGTGCTGCCCGGCTTTGTACGTACGAACATGACCGCGTTCGTGGCCAGCGAGTACGACGGGAAGGCCGCCTCGAAGCAGCTCGTGCGGGTGGACGACTACGTGCGGTACGCAGGATTCACGATTGGGAAGACGGATCGCACGTGCGGCTACTGGTGGCACGGGCTGCAGTATGCCGGGCTGAAGCTTGTGCCGGAATttgtgcgcgtgtttgtgcTGCAGACGATTTACAGCCATTTGAGAGGTGCTAAAAAGAACGTTTAA